A window of Platichthys flesus chromosome 23, fPlaFle2.1, whole genome shotgun sequence contains these coding sequences:
- the rhno1 gene encoding RAD9, HUS1, RAD1-interacting nuclear orphan protein 1, which translates to MPRKASNTGKPPLLFLERPLNGARLQNEPDVRAALQPKEFFTETQAQSSSTLNSWVHPQFDTSLAAAPPARRGRRKCQSTTSILDRCSQLSRKTSVCKFPSLSFQTRSRDNQPKSTRAKKAIEPAAVPDEGNLPHKSCRIKKAVSCAQQVQMPKRQSASIRRKKVETFSDGAASSSRCVDQAKASPIRGEKCTVPANALTPNSAEFSSIGPPPDVDTPKLTQEGSSCPSSPSVHLLVAQSCSPPSNQPPDILVADTPERDYGLKVTWRKRKGLMLLLKTRGLLSDSDVIIHS; encoded by the exons ATGCCCCGTAAAGCCTCAAACACAGGGAAGCCTCCATTGCTGTTTCTGGAGCGACCACTGAACGGAGCCAGACTCCAAAATGAGCCCGATGTGCGAGCAGCTCTTCAACCCAAAGAGttcttcacagagacacaagcccagagcagctccactcTTAATTCGTGG GTACACCCACAATTTGACACCTCACTCGCGGCTGCACCTCCAgcaagaagagggaggaggaaatgtcAGTCTACCACGAGCATCCTTGACCGTTGCAGTCAGCTGTCCAGGAAAACCAGTGTGTGCAAATTCCCCTCGTTATCGTTCCAGACGAGGTCAAGGGACAATCAACCGAAGAGCACACGCGCAAAGAAAGCCATAGAGCCGGCTGCTGTGCCCGATGAGGGAAATCTACCACACAAATCATGCCGAATCAAAAAGGCAGTTTCATGTGCACAGCAGGTACAGATGCCAAAGAGACAGTCGGCCTCAATTAGGAGAAAGAAAGTGGAGACATTCTCTGACGGTGCTGCATCCTCCAGCAGATGTGTTGACCAGGCTAAAGCCTCACCTATTCGAGGAGAGAAATGCACAGTTCCAGCGAACGCTTTAACACCCAACTCAGCTGAGTTCAGCAGTATCGGCCCACCACCCGATGTGGACACTCCGAAACTAACACAAGAGGGGAGCAGTTGTCCCTCTTCCCCCTCCGTACACTTGCTAGTGGCTCAATCATGTTCACCGCCAAGTAATCAGCCACCTGACATATTGGTGGCAGACACACCAGAGAGGGATTATGGGTTGAAGGTGACATGGAGGAAGCGGAAGGGTCTGatgttgcttttaaaaacacGAGGTCTTCTCTCTGATTCAGATGTGATCATTCACAG
- the foxm1 gene encoding forkhead box protein M1 encodes MRRSPRRPLILKRRKLPFQQNDATTAAGSQSQIAESGSEESTKPDVNRCFPDGIRIMNHPSMPDTQVVVIPKTADLQSIIGALTAKGKECGAQGPNKFILLSESSSCNNGSFCQTAAEVDGVSTMRADGQPVKVETMCKPPDAKPLTGIKSFNKELECRPLDESLTNIQWLGKMSPSTLEPAPPKQVTGKENLNTDVQAPQAQNKPAEEEAVQQPNSERPPYSYMAMIQFAINSQKNRRMTLKEIYTWIEEHFPYFREVAKPGWKNSIRHNLSLHDMFIRDTSPDGKVSFWTIRPEANRCLTLDQVYRPGCDPMTAPVQVPMLLFPHQQQKKVLPDARKTQTGSERKMKPLLPRTDSYLVPIQLPVSSPFYLPSSSAPFLLSSSQQKRNISRGTKRVRIAPKVEKSDSPAVVLFPEKSDGYQREIKQEPVCVPIKCVTPKAPLRTQASSSRRKQRLIRSVDEEPVLLCPDNTFFDSGVASDASMFHDMQDTTVEEQKPEQHTPEREFSFKTPIKSNSQLTSSTPSKPPCNTTPETWKVTPAGKGLQTVLDFSPIRTPGGPAVTPRHDYNSFSFSSTPFKDWPLFNSPRELLNSAPSRVTGPADSPTDNPQSSCSRELLQAGGVTPTNRSITEGLVLDTMNDSLSKILVDISFSCLDDDDLGMANISWSEFIPQFK; translated from the exons ATGAGACGGAGTCCAAGGAGACCACTGATCCTCAAAAGAAGGAAGCTGCCTTTTCAGCAAAATGACGCGACAACAGCAGCTGGTTCACAAAGCCAGATTGCTGAGTCCGGCTCAGAAGAATCCACGAAACCGGACGTGAATCGGTGCTTCCCTGATGGGATCCGCATCATGAACCACCCCTCCATGCCTGACACTCAGGTGGTCGTCATTCCCAAGACAGCTGACCTGCAAAGTATCATCGGGGCCCTCACTGCCAAAGGCAAAGAGTGTGGCGCCCAGGGCCCGAACAAGTTCATCCTTCtgagtgagagcagcagctgcaacaaTGGATCCTTTTGTCAGACTGCTGCTGAAGTGGATGGTGTCTCTACAATGAGAGCAGACGGACAACCAGTGAAAGTGGAAACTATGTGCAAGCCCCCTGACGCTAAACCGCTCACTGGGATTAAATCAT ttAACAAGGAACTGGAGTGTCGTCCTTTAGACGAAAGCCTCACCAACATTCAGTGGCTGGGCAAAATGAGCCCATCTACCCTGGAACCAGCTCCTCCCAAGCAGGTGACCGGCAAAGAGAACCTCAACACAGATGTACAAGCTCCTCAG GCACAGAATAAACCAGCTGAGGAAGAAGCTGTTCAACAACCCAATTCAGAGAGGCCACCATACTCCTACATGGCCATGATCCAGTTTGCCATCAACAGTCAAAAGAACAGAAGGATGACACTGAAAGAGATTTACACTTGGATCGAGGAGCACTTCCCTTACTTTAGAGAGGTGGCCAAACCAGGATGGAAG AATTCCATTCGCCATAACCTCTCTCTGCACGACATGTTCATTCGCGACACGTCACCGGACGGTAAAGTTTCTTTCTGGACGATCCGGCCCGAGGCGAATCGATGTCTCACTCTTGATCAGGTTTACAGG CCGGGCTGTGACCCAATGACTGCTCCAGTCCAAGTTCCAATGCTTTTATTTCCCCATCAA cAACAAAAGAAAGTGCTTCCTGATGCAAGAAAGACACAAACTGGCTCTG agagaaagatgaaacCTCTCCTCCCTCGAACCGACTCGTACCTGGTCCCGATCCAGCTCCccgtctcctcccccttctacCTGCCGTCCTCCTCGGCCCCGTTTCTCCTGTCGTCCTCGCAgcagaaaagaaacatttcacGAGGAACCAAGAGAGTGCGGATAGCCCCCAAG GTGGAAAAAAGCGATTCTCCAGCTGTGGTTCTGTTTCCTGAGAAGAGCGATGGCTATCAGAGGGAGATAAAGCAGGAGCCGGTGTGTGTTCCGATTAAATGCGTGACTCCCAAAGCCCCTCTGAGGACACAAGCCAGCAGCTCCAGGCGTAAACAGCGTCTGATTCGCTCTGTGGACGAGGAgcccgtcctcctctgtcctgacAACACCTTCTTTGACTCTGGCGTCGCCTCCGATGCCTCCATGTTCCACGACATGCAGGACACTACGGTGGAGGAGCAGAAGCCTGAGCAGCACACCCCCGAGCGAGAGTTCTCCTTCAAGACCCCCATAAAAAGTAACAGCCAACTGACTTCCTCCACCCCCAGCAAGCCCCCTTGTAACACCACACCCGAGACCTGGAAGGTGACCCCTGCGGGCAAAGGGCTTCAGACCGTTCTGGATTTCAGCCCCATCCGCACACCGGGGGGGCCTGCCGTCACCCCCCGCCACGACTACAACTCGTTCAGTTTCAGCAGCACCCCATTTAAAGACTGGCCTCTGTTTAACTCCCCCAGGGAGCTGCTCAACTCCGCTCCCTCCAGAGTCACAGGACCAGCTGACTCCCCCACCGACAACCCCCAGAGCAGCTGCTCCAGAGAGCTGCTCCAGGCCGGAGGTGTCACACCCACTAACCGCTCCATCACAGAGGGTCTCGTCCTGGATACCATGAACGACAGCTTGAGCAAGATACTGGTGGACATTAGCTTCTCCTGTCTGGACGATGACGACCTGGGTATGGCCAACATCAGCTGGTCCGAGTTCATTCCACAGTTTAAGTAG
- the si:ch73-352p4.8 gene encoding cystine/glutamate transporter, with protein MERTQRKTEGDGKKPETDEEVVHLRRQIGLLPAVSLIIGTVVGSGIFIAPKGVLMNSGSVGLSLLVWALCGILSLFGALCFAELGTSFTKSGGQYIYLLETLGPLPAFLRLWIEFLFVRPAVAAYVSLAFGRYVVEPFFEPCEPPMGLIRLVSVLGVTFVTVVNCWSVTLAYRTQIALTFVKMFALVLIIVPGFIALGKGHTENFQNGFEVDSLTLDRLPLAFYNGLYAYGGWFYLNCVTEEVINPNRNIPLAITSSMVTVTILYVLTNVAYYTMMTPAELLLSDAVAMTFANRAIQTIAPVIPVLVALSCLGALNGGLFGSPRMLFVGGREGHWPLIFSMIHIRRQTPLPAVMFQYPLAMLMIFNGEIYQLINFVSFSRWFFIALTTLGMLIHRHRFPLLPRPFKVPVLIAVTFTVACFFIVGMSLFSDPFNTGASCFLTLTGIPVYYVTVHRFRLPKRCRRVFNFCSKQMQILLEVAQQEIQTY; from the exons ATGGAGAGGAcgcagaggaagacagagggagacgggAAGAAGCCGGAGACGGATGAGGAGGTGGTGCACCTCCGCAGACAGATAGGCCTCCTGCCCGCCGTGTCCCTAATCATCGGGACGGTGGTGGGCAGTGGCATCTTCATCGCACCCAAGGGCGTCCTGATGAACAGTGGGAGCGTGGGACTCTCTCTGCTGGTGTGGGCGCTGTGCGGGATCCTCTCACTGTTCG GGGCTTTGTGCTTCGCTGAACTGGGCACCAGTTTCACAAAGTCAGGGGGTCAATACATCTACCTGCTGGAGACTCTGGGGCCGCTGCCGGCCTTCCTGCGCCTCTGGATAGAGTTCTTATTCGTCAG ACCGGCCGTGGCTGCCTACGTGTCCCTGGCGTTCGGCCGCTACGTGGTGGAGCCCTTCTTTGAGCCGTGTGAGCCGCCCATGGGGCTCATTCGACTCGTCAGCGTCCTcggagtga catTCGTCACGGTGGTCAACTGCTGGAGTGTGACCTTGGCCTATCGCACCCAGATCGCCTTGACCTTCGTTAAAATGTTCGCTCTGGTGCTCATCATCGTCCCAGGATTCATCGCATTAGGCAAAG gacacacagagaactTCCAGAACGGGTTTGAGGTCGACTCATTAACATTGGACAGGCTGCCGTTGGCCTTCTATAACGGCCTATATGCCTATGGTGGATG GTTTTATCTGAACTGTGTCACAGAGGAGGTCATTAACCCAAACAG AAACATCCCGCTGGCCATAACCAGCTCCATGGTGACAGTGACCATCCTGTACGTGCTCACCAACGTGGCCTACTACACCATGATGACGCccgctgagctgctgctgtctgacGCCGTGGCCATG acgTTTGCCAACCGAGCCATCCAGACGATTGCTCCTGTGATCCCAGTCCTCGTGGCCCTGTCGTGCCTCGGAGCTCTCAATGGGGGCTTGTTTGGATCACCAAG GATGCTGTTTGTGGGAGGCAGGGAGGGCCACTGGCCGCTGATCTTTTCCATGATTCACATCCGGAGGCAGACACCTTTACCTGCTGTGATGTTTCAG TACCCCTTGGCGATGTTGATGATATTCAACGGTGAGATCTACCAGCTCATCAACTTCGTCTCCTTCTCTCGCTGGTTCTTCATCGCTCTCACAACCCTGGGGATGCTCATCCATCGCCACCGCTTCCCTCTCCTCCCGAGGCCCTTCAAG GTGCCCGTGCTCATCGCAGTCACCTTCACGGTGGCTTGTTTCTTCATCGTGGGCATGTCTCTGTTTTCCGACCCGTTCAACACAGGCGCGAGCTGCTTTCTCACGCTGACCGGAATCCCAGTTTACTACGTGACCGTCCACCGCTTCCGTCTGCCCAAGAGGTGCAGGCGCGTCTTCA ATTTCTGCAGCAAGCAGATGCAGATCCTTCTGGAAGTGGCTCAACAGGAAATCCAGACATACTGA